A genomic region of Noviherbaspirillum sp. L7-7A contains the following coding sequences:
- a CDS encoding DNA topoisomerase IB: MKSLPKTAASIAPAPSEDAPAVARKVGLRYVDDSKPGITRHKTRAGFRYAGPDGKPVRDEETLRRIRALAIPPAWTEVWICPLANGHIQATGRDAKRRKQYRYHAQWRSVRDESKYERMLSFGRALPRIRAKVNEDLSLPGLPREKVLATVVQLLQDTMIRIGNEEYARTNKSFGLTTLRNRHVDISGREVEFHFRGKSGVEHTIRLRDPRLARIIKRIRDLPGQELFQYIGEDGERHTIDSADVNDYLRSLTGADYTAKDFRTWSGTMLAALELQALRAVESETDAKRNIVQAISSVSKRLGNTPAVCRKCYVHPAVLDCYLQGIMHETWDELIKSMKAPADDPHALKMEELAVLALLESRREAA, encoded by the coding sequence ATGAAATCCCTGCCCAAGACCGCTGCCAGCATCGCTCCCGCGCCCTCGGAGGATGCGCCGGCAGTCGCCCGCAAAGTCGGGCTGCGCTATGTGGACGACAGCAAGCCCGGCATTACCCGTCACAAGACCCGTGCCGGCTTCCGCTATGCCGGGCCGGATGGCAAGCCGGTGCGCGACGAGGAGACGCTCAGGCGCATCCGGGCGCTGGCCATTCCGCCGGCCTGGACCGAAGTCTGGATCTGCCCGCTTGCCAACGGCCACATCCAGGCCACCGGCCGGGATGCGAAAAGGCGCAAGCAATACCGCTATCACGCACAGTGGCGCAGCGTGCGCGACGAATCCAAGTACGAACGCATGCTGAGCTTCGGCCGCGCGCTGCCGCGCATCCGCGCAAAGGTCAATGAAGACCTGTCCCTGCCTGGCCTGCCGCGCGAGAAGGTGCTGGCAACCGTGGTGCAGCTGCTGCAGGACACCATGATCCGCATCGGCAACGAGGAATATGCGCGCACCAACAAGTCGTTCGGGCTGACCACGCTGCGCAACCGGCATGTCGACATCAGCGGGCGCGAGGTCGAGTTTCATTTCCGCGGCAAGAGCGGCGTCGAGCACACGATAAGGCTGCGCGACCCCAGGCTGGCGCGCATCATCAAGCGCATCCGCGACCTGCCCGGCCAGGAGCTGTTCCAGTACATCGGCGAGGATGGCGAGCGCCACACCATCGATTCGGCCGACGTCAACGACTACCTGCGCAGCCTGACCGGCGCGGACTATACCGCCAAGGATTTCCGTACCTGGTCGGGCACCATGCTGGCGGCGCTGGAGTTGCAGGCACTGCGCGCGGTGGAATCCGAGACCGACGCGAAGAGGAACATCGTGCAGGCCATTTCCAGCGTCTCGAAGCGGCTCGGCAATACGCCGGCGGTATGTCGCAAATGCTATGTGCACCCGGCGGTGCTGGACTGCTATCTGCAGGGCATCATGCATGAGACGTGGGATGAACTGATCAAGTCCATGAAGGCGCCGGCCGACGATCCGCATGCGCTGAAGATGGAGGAGCTGGCGGTGCTGGCTTTGCTGGAAAGCCGGCGCGAGGCGGCGTAG
- the glgB gene encoding 1,4-alpha-glucan branching protein GlgB yields MQQEIEQERRAAVPPAESRIPTHLIDALAEGRLQDPFALLGPHQVGRRLQIRAWQPGALRVQAIGLRGGLLAEFTQVDGRGMFVGTPARMRLGQAYRLRIWWPDASGNETVFETEDPYSFGLLLSDHELGLLSSGVHYRLGRCLGAQPMTVNGVAGTRFAVWAPSAQRVSVVGDFNLWDGRRHPMRLRHEAGVWELFIPRIGVGERYKYELLSASGQLLPQKADPVARATEVPPSTASIVAPLQVHAWNDEAWMASRPSRDTPNTPISIYEMHAGSWQRDANESNRSLTWDELGDRLIPYLTDLGFTHVQMLPVMEHPFGGSWGYQPLAQYAPTARYGPPEAFARFVDRCHAAGLGVLLDWVPAHFPSDAHGIARFDGTAQYEHEDPREGFHHDWNTLIYNFGRNEVRDFLISGALEWLEEYHIDGLRVDAVASMLYRDYSRKAGEWIPNVHGGRENLEAVAFLKELNTVVQQRCPGALMIAEESTSWPGVTAPVDQGGLGFTYKWNMGWMHDTLQYIERDPLYRQYHHGELLHSISYAWSERYVLPVSHDEVVYGKHSLLGKMPGDEWQKRATLRAYLGFMWTHPGKKLLFMGSELGQWEEWNHDGSLPWHLLDDERHLGIHTLVRDLNRVYATEPSMHTADADPRGFAWVVRDDAVNSVHAYLRQGDADVGDEPLLVVINLTPVVRHHYRVGVPGIEGQGPSVWQTILNTDAAVYGGSNAGNPEFMTAQAHGSHGHDQSLELTLPPLSAMILKRST; encoded by the coding sequence ATGCAACAAGAAATTGAACAGGAAAGGCGGGCCGCAGTCCCGCCCGCCGAAAGCCGCATCCCCACCCATCTGATCGATGCACTCGCCGAAGGCCGGCTGCAGGACCCGTTCGCGCTGCTCGGGCCGCACCAGGTCGGGCGCAGGCTGCAGATCCGCGCCTGGCAGCCGGGCGCGCTGCGGGTGCAGGCAATCGGCCTGCGCGGCGGCCTGCTGGCCGAGTTCACCCAGGTCGATGGCCGCGGCATGTTCGTCGGCACGCCGGCCCGCATGCGGCTGGGGCAGGCCTACCGGCTGCGCATCTGGTGGCCGGATGCCAGCGGCAATGAAACCGTGTTCGAGACCGAAGACCCGTATTCTTTCGGCCTGCTGCTGTCCGATCACGAACTCGGCCTGCTTTCCAGCGGCGTGCATTACCGCCTCGGCCGCTGCCTGGGCGCGCAGCCGATGACCGTCAATGGCGTGGCCGGCACCCGCTTCGCGGTCTGGGCGCCGAGCGCGCAGCGGGTATCGGTGGTGGGCGACTTCAACCTGTGGGACGGCCGCCGCCATCCGATGCGGCTGCGCCATGAAGCCGGCGTCTGGGAGCTGTTCATCCCGCGCATCGGCGTTGGCGAACGCTACAAGTACGAACTGCTGTCGGCCTCCGGCCAGCTGCTGCCGCAGAAGGCCGACCCGGTCGCCCGCGCCACCGAGGTGCCGCCGTCCACCGCGTCCATCGTCGCGCCGCTGCAGGTGCATGCGTGGAATGACGAGGCCTGGATGGCATCCCGTCCCAGCCGCGACACGCCCAACACGCCGATCTCCATCTATGAAATGCATGCCGGCTCCTGGCAGCGCGATGCGAATGAGTCCAACCGCAGCCTGACCTGGGACGAGCTGGGCGACCGCCTGATCCCCTATCTCACCGACCTCGGCTTCACCCATGTGCAGATGCTGCCCGTAATGGAGCATCCGTTCGGCGGCTCCTGGGGCTACCAGCCGCTGGCGCAATATGCGCCGACCGCGCGCTACGGCCCGCCGGAAGCCTTCGCCCGCTTCGTCGACCGCTGCCACGCGGCCGGCCTGGGCGTGCTGCTGGACTGGGTGCCGGCCCACTTCCCGTCCGACGCGCACGGCATCGCCCGCTTCGATGGCACCGCGCAGTACGAGCATGAAGACCCGCGCGAAGGCTTCCACCACGACTGGAACACTCTGATCTACAACTTCGGCCGCAATGAAGTGCGCGACTTCCTGATCTCGGGCGCGCTGGAATGGCTGGAGGAATACCACATCGACGGCCTGCGGGTCGACGCGGTGGCTTCCATGCTGTACCGCGACTACAGCAGGAAGGCCGGCGAATGGATACCGAACGTCCACGGCGGCCGCGAGAACCTGGAGGCGGTCGCCTTCCTCAAGGAACTCAACACCGTGGTGCAGCAGCGCTGCCCCGGCGCCCTGATGATCGCCGAGGAATCCACTTCCTGGCCCGGCGTGACCGCGCCGGTGGACCAGGGCGGCCTGGGCTTCACCTACAAGTGGAACATGGGCTGGATGCACGACACCCTGCAGTACATCGAGCGCGATCCGCTGTACCGCCAGTACCACCATGGCGAACTGCTGCACAGCATCAGCTACGCCTGGAGCGAGCGCTATGTGCTGCCGGTGTCGCATGACGAGGTAGTCTATGGCAAGCACTCGCTGCTGGGCAAGATGCCGGGCGACGAATGGCAGAAGCGCGCCACGCTGCGCGCCTATCTCGGCTTCATGTGGACCCATCCCGGCAAGAAGCTGCTGTTCATGGGCAGCGAGCTGGGCCAGTGGGAGGAATGGAACCATGACGGCTCCCTGCCGTGGCACCTGCTGGACGACGAGCGCCACCTCGGCATCCATACCCTGGTGCGCGACCTGAACCGGGTATATGCCACCGAGCCATCCATGCACACCGCCGACGCCGACCCGCGCGGCTTTGCCTGGGTGGTGCGCGACGATGCGGTCAACAGCGTGCATGCCTACCTGCGCCAGGGCGATGCCGATGTCGGCGACGAGCCGCTGCTGGTGGTCATCAATCTCACGCCCGTGGTGCGCCACCATTACCGGGTCGGCGTGCCGGGCATCGAGGGCCAGGGCCCCTCGGTCTGGCAAACCATCCTGAATACCGACGCCGCCGTCTATGGCGGCAGCAATGCCGGCAACCCGGAATTCATGACGGCGCAAGCGCATGGCAGCCATGGCCATGACCAGTCGCTGGAACTGACGCTGCCGCCCCTATCCGCAATGATATTGAAGAGGAGTACCTGA
- a CDS encoding glutathione S-transferase — MITLHHLETSRSQRVLWLLEEMGLPYEMVRYQRDPKTRLAPPALKAIHPLGKSPVITDGGITVAESGAILEYLAETYGAEAAAALPGLLPRPGTPEHRQCRFWMHYAEGSLMNWLVMKLVFTTIPTQPMPFFVRPIARALCGKVQAALIDPNLSTALEFMEQHLSHHAWFAGDQLTLADFQMSFAVEAALSRASGGGKQPHLQAWRDKVAARPAWQRALDKGGPVIMQ; from the coding sequence ATGATCACACTGCACCACCTCGAAACCTCGCGCTCCCAGCGCGTGCTCTGGCTGCTCGAAGAAATGGGCCTTCCGTATGAAATGGTGCGCTACCAGCGCGACCCGAAGACGCGCCTGGCGCCGCCGGCGTTGAAGGCCATCCACCCGCTGGGCAAGTCGCCGGTGATTACCGACGGCGGCATCACGGTGGCGGAATCCGGCGCCATCCTGGAATACCTGGCTGAAACCTACGGCGCCGAGGCGGCCGCCGCGCTGCCTGGCCTGCTGCCACGGCCCGGTACGCCGGAACACCGCCAGTGCCGCTTCTGGATGCACTACGCCGAAGGTTCGCTGATGAACTGGCTGGTGATGAAGCTGGTCTTCACCACCATACCCACGCAGCCCATGCCTTTCTTCGTGCGTCCCATCGCCCGCGCACTGTGCGGCAAGGTGCAGGCCGCGCTGATCGACCCCAATCTGAGCACCGCGCTGGAGTTCATGGAACAGCATCTGTCGCACCATGCCTGGTTCGCCGGCGACCAGCTCACCCTGGCGGACTTCCAGATGAGCTTTGCGGTGGAGGCAGCGCTGTCGCGCGCATCGGGCGGGGGCAAGCAGCCGCATCTGCAGGCCTGGCGCGACAAGGTGGCGGCGCGGCCGGCGTGGCAGCGCGCGCTGGACAAGGGCGGCCCGGTGATCATGCAATAA
- the glgX gene encoding glycogen debranching protein GlgX, whose amino-acid sequence MALARTPARMSAGSPYPLGATPDGSGTNFAVFSAHAEKIELCLFDPTGRREIARHVLPECTDEVWHGYLPRVQPGQLYGYRAYGPYQPEQGHRFNHNKLLLDPYARQVAGALRWSDALYGYRLESSRADLSFDRRDSAAFMPKSVVVDDYYNWGNDRSPEVPWDRTVFYEAHLRGMTMRCEHIEQEARGTFAALADPYVIDHLLKLGITSIELLPVHAFLQDRRLLEKKLRNYWGYNTMSFFAPEPRYLSDGSLNEMRLAIRQLHKAGIEVIMDVVYNHTCEESELGPTLSFRGLDNASYYRLLPDNPRHCINDTGCGNTVNLSHPRVLQMVMDSLRYWVEKVHVDGFRFDLSVTLGREAHGFDPGSGFFDAVRQDPVLSRVKMIAEPWDIGPGGYQVGQHPPGWAEWNGAYRDDVRRFWKGDTGVRPALAARLLGSADLFGQRRRRPWASVNFITAHDGFTMNDLVSYNEKHNEANAEDNRDGANDNQSFNWGAEGPTDDPGIIITREKVKRAMLMTLFFANGTPMLLGGDEFGRTQHGNNNAYCHDDELSWFDWSALESDAGQAMVSFTRRCLAARAAHPTLRQTQFYTGGTEVLPGLMDASWFDESGNPMTPDMWQFAEGRMLTLRRVGRAEPGGPVSATLLLMNAYSEDREFILPEPVLEWELLADAAEPIEVGDYAAEVVASAEAQAEVAIALAMAAATETQSEGGGAATEALARLASRDEPVARAVVNNRIVVAAHSAVLLGATRIAI is encoded by the coding sequence ATGGCGCTTGCCAGAACCCCTGCCCGCATGAGCGCGGGATCGCCCTATCCGCTGGGCGCGACGCCTGACGGCTCTGGCACCAACTTCGCCGTGTTTTCCGCGCATGCGGAAAAGATCGAGCTGTGCCTGTTCGACCCCACCGGCCGGCGCGAGATCGCGCGCCATGTGCTGCCCGAATGCACCGATGAAGTCTGGCACGGCTACCTGCCGCGGGTGCAGCCCGGCCAGCTCTACGGCTACCGCGCCTACGGCCCCTACCAGCCCGAACAGGGCCATCGCTTCAACCATAACAAGCTGCTGCTGGACCCGTATGCCAGGCAGGTCGCCGGCGCGCTGCGCTGGAGCGATGCGCTGTATGGCTACCGGCTCGAATCCTCGCGCGCCGACCTGTCCTTCGACCGCCGCGACAGCGCCGCCTTCATGCCCAAGTCGGTGGTGGTGGACGACTACTACAACTGGGGCAACGACCGTTCGCCCGAGGTGCCATGGGACCGCACGGTGTTCTACGAAGCCCATCTGCGCGGCATGACCATGCGCTGCGAGCATATCGAGCAGGAAGCGCGCGGCACCTTCGCCGCGCTGGCCGACCCGTACGTGATCGACCATCTGCTCAAGCTCGGCATCACCTCCATCGAGCTGCTGCCGGTGCATGCCTTCCTGCAGGACCGGCGCCTCCTGGAAAAGAAGCTGCGCAACTACTGGGGCTACAACACCATGAGCTTCTTCGCTCCCGAGCCGCGCTACCTGTCGGACGGCTCCCTGAACGAGATGCGCCTGGCGATCCGCCAGCTGCACAAGGCCGGCATCGAAGTCATCATGGACGTGGTCTACAACCACACCTGCGAGGAAAGCGAACTGGGGCCGACGCTGTCCTTCCGCGGCCTCGACAATGCCAGCTACTACCGGCTGCTGCCGGACAACCCGCGCCACTGCATCAACGACACCGGCTGCGGCAACACCGTCAACCTGTCGCATCCGCGGGTGCTGCAGATGGTGATGGACTCGCTGCGCTACTGGGTCGAGAAGGTGCATGTGGACGGCTTCCGCTTCGACCTCTCGGTCACGCTGGGCCGCGAGGCGCATGGCTTCGATCCGGGCAGCGGCTTCTTCGACGCGGTGCGCCAGGACCCGGTGCTGTCGCGGGTGAAGATGATCGCCGAGCCCTGGGACATCGGACCCGGCGGCTACCAGGTCGGCCAGCATCCGCCCGGCTGGGCCGAATGGAACGGCGCCTACCGCGACGATGTGCGCCGCTTCTGGAAAGGCGACACCGGCGTGCGTCCGGCACTGGCGGCGCGCCTGCTGGGTTCGGCCGACCTGTTCGGCCAGCGCCGGCGCCGCCCCTGGGCTTCGGTCAACTTCATCACCGCCCATGACGGCTTCACGATGAACGACCTGGTCAGCTACAACGAGAAGCACAACGAGGCCAATGCCGAGGACAACCGCGACGGCGCCAACGACAACCAGAGCTTCAACTGGGGCGCCGAAGGCCCGACCGACGACCCCGGCATCATCATCACCCGCGAGAAGGTCAAGCGCGCCATGCTGATGACGCTGTTCTTCGCCAACGGCACGCCCATGCTGCTGGGCGGCGATGAATTCGGCCGCACCCAGCATGGCAACAACAATGCCTACTGCCACGACGATGAACTGAGCTGGTTCGACTGGAGCGCGCTGGAAAGCGATGCCGGCCAGGCCATGGTGAGCTTTACCCGGCGCTGCCTGGCCGCCCGCGCCGCCCATCCGACGCTGCGCCAGACCCAGTTCTATACCGGCGGCACCGAGGTGCTGCCGGGCCTGATGGACGCCAGCTGGTTCGACGAGTCCGGCAACCCGATGACGCCGGACATGTGGCAGTTCGCCGAGGGCCGCATGCTGACATTGCGCCGCGTCGGCCGGGCCGAGCCCGGCGGGCCGGTGTCGGCCACGCTGCTCCTGATGAACGCCTATTCGGAGGACCGGGAATTCATCCTGCCCGAGCCGGTGCTGGAGTGGGAACTGCTGGCCGACGCCGCCGAGCCGATCGAGGTGGGCGACTATGCGGCCGAGGTGGTGGCCAGCGCAGAAGCCCAGGCCGAGGTGGCAATCGCGCTGGCGATGGCGGCCGCGACCGAGACCCAGAGCGAGGGCGGCGGCGCCGCCACCGAGGCGCTGGCGCGGCTGGCAAGCCGCGACGAACCAGTCGCGCGGGCCGTGGTCAACAATCGTATCGTGGTCGCCGCGCACAGCGCGGTACTGCTGGGCGCGACCCGCATCGCCATCTGA
- the glgA gene encoding glycogen synthase GlgA: MGRARVLLVASEAVPLVKTGGLADVITALAAVLIDHGVDATILMPGYPAALANATGLRQIGPVLDDLPGGAGRLMLGRMPGADMPVLLLDTERLRSRSGDPYVNDDGVEYGDNALAFGDLAHAAARICAGKTMFPTPHVVHANDWHAGLIPLLLRAQGIDNVGSALTIHNLAFQGNVDMALAGALGVPGDMLHADGVEFWGKLSFMKAGILCADRITAVSDTYAQEILTPRFGHGLDGLLNARRDALLAIPNGVDPIAWNPSHDPLTARAFSADDLAGKAACKRELQRLCGLPVEPFAPLVALGSRITHQKMADVALDALPRLLADHGRLQVVVQGRGDHGYEARFRQLAAEWPGRVAVQIGYDEKMAHALHAGADMLLHGTRFEPFGLTPIYAMLYGTIPVASRVGGLCDTVSDAGEPDAPHELANGVLFDGDGADDMVRAMERALALYGQGSCWQRLQRNAMQADFSWYGPVRKYIRMYADIAPGHARALFENTLLPRSAAADEAATLYKRA; encoded by the coding sequence ATGGGGAGAGCGCGCGTATTGCTCGTTGCATCGGAAGCAGTGCCGCTGGTCAAGACCGGCGGACTGGCGGACGTGATCACGGCGCTGGCCGCCGTGCTGATCGACCATGGCGTGGACGCCACCATTCTGATGCCCGGCTATCCGGCGGCGCTTGCCAATGCGACTGGCCTGCGCCAAATCGGCCCCGTGCTCGACGACCTGCCCGGCGGCGCCGGCCGGCTGATGCTGGGCCGCATGCCGGGCGCCGATATGCCGGTGCTGCTGCTCGACACCGAGCGCCTGCGCAGCCGCAGCGGCGATCCGTATGTGAACGACGACGGTGTCGAATACGGCGACAATGCGCTCGCCTTCGGCGACCTCGCCCATGCCGCGGCCCGCATCTGCGCCGGAAAGACCATGTTCCCGACGCCGCATGTGGTGCATGCCAATGACTGGCATGCCGGCCTGATTCCGCTGCTGCTCAGGGCGCAGGGCATTGATAACGTCGGTTCCGCGCTGACCATCCACAACCTCGCCTTCCAGGGCAATGTCGACATGGCGCTTGCCGGCGCGCTGGGCGTGCCGGGCGACATGCTGCATGCCGACGGCGTGGAGTTCTGGGGCAAGCTGAGTTTCATGAAGGCCGGCATCCTGTGCGCCGACCGCATCACGGCTGTCAGCGACACCTATGCGCAGGAAATCCTGACGCCGCGCTTCGGCCACGGCCTGGACGGCCTGCTCAATGCGCGGCGCGACGCGCTGCTGGCCATCCCCAACGGCGTCGACCCCATCGCCTGGAATCCGTCCCACGACCCGCTCACGGCACGCGCCTTCAGCGCCGACGACCTGGCCGGCAAGGCCGCCTGCAAGCGCGAGCTGCAGCGTTTGTGCGGCCTGCCGGTGGAGCCATTCGCGCCGCTGGTGGCGCTGGGCAGCCGCATCACCCATCAGAAGATGGCCGACGTGGCGCTCGATGCCCTGCCGCGCCTGCTGGCCGACCACGGCCGGCTGCAGGTGGTGGTGCAGGGGCGCGGCGACCATGGCTATGAAGCGCGCTTCCGCCAGCTGGCGGCCGAATGGCCGGGCCGGGTGGCGGTACAGATCGGCTATGACGAGAAAATGGCCCATGCGCTGCATGCCGGCGCCGACATGCTGCTGCATGGCACCCGCTTCGAGCCGTTTGGCCTCACACCCATCTACGCCATGCTGTACGGCACCATCCCGGTGGCGTCCAGGGTCGGCGGCCTGTGCGACACCGTGTCCGACGCCGGCGAGCCGGATGCGCCGCATGAACTGGCCAACGGCGTGCTGTTCGACGGCGACGGCGCCGACGACATGGTGCGGGCAATGGAGCGCGCGCTGGCCCTGTATGGCCAAGGCAGCTGCTGGCAACGCCTGCAGCGCAATGCGATGCAGGCCGATTTTTCCTGGTACGGTCCGGTGCGCAAGTACATCCGCATGTATGCCGACATCGCGCCCGGCCATGCCCGCGCCCTGTTTGAAAACACCTTGCTGCCGCGCAGTGCGGCCGCCGACGAAGCGGCGACGCTCTACAAGCGGGCCTGA
- a CDS encoding glycosyltransferase: MDKAGQRVSVVLLTYNRVGELARSLDKLLAMPEQPAVIVVDNASTDATAFVVAQRYPRVQCISLPRNIGGAGRNAGVRLAATPYVAFCDDDSWWEDGALGLAVEILDHYPDVAALCGRVLLGEDCREDPACAEMAASPLPSEGLPGPALLGFIACAAVFRRDAYLQAGGYEARFFVGGEEALLALDLAAAGWRIAYVPQLAVHHHPSPYRDNIARQVIVIRNALWVAWLRLPPAWAARETLRIRRRAPSREAWRGGLRQALHELPWVWRSRRVLPPQVAGLLRLLRG; encoded by the coding sequence ATGGACAAGGCCGGGCAGCGTGTTTCCGTAGTGCTTCTGACCTACAACCGCGTCGGCGAACTCGCACGTTCGCTGGACAAGCTGCTGGCCATGCCGGAACAACCAGCAGTGATCGTGGTCGACAATGCCTCCACCGATGCCACGGCCTTCGTCGTGGCGCAGCGCTATCCCCGGGTGCAATGCATCAGCCTGCCGCGCAATATCGGCGGCGCGGGCCGCAATGCGGGAGTGCGACTGGCCGCGACGCCCTATGTCGCCTTTTGCGACGACGATTCCTGGTGGGAGGATGGCGCGCTCGGCCTGGCCGTGGAAATCCTGGACCACTATCCCGACGTGGCTGCGCTGTGCGGCCGGGTGCTGCTGGGCGAGGATTGCCGCGAGGACCCGGCCTGCGCCGAGATGGCTGCCAGCCCGCTGCCGTCGGAGGGATTGCCCGGCCCGGCGCTGCTGGGCTTCATTGCCTGCGCGGCGGTGTTCCGGCGCGACGCCTATCTGCAGGCCGGCGGCTATGAGGCGCGCTTCTTCGTCGGTGGCGAGGAAGCGCTGCTGGCCCTGGACCTTGCCGCCGCCGGCTGGCGCATCGCCTATGTGCCGCAGCTGGCCGTGCATCATCATCCCTCGCCCTATCGCGACAATATCGCGCGCCAGGTCATCGTCATTCGCAATGCGCTCTGGGTGGCATGGCTGCGCCTGCCGCCGGCATGGGCGGCCAGGGAAACCCTGCGCATCCGGCGCCGGGCGCCCAGCCGGGAAGCGTGGCGCGGCGGCTTGCGCCAGGCCTTGCATGAACTGCCGTGGGTATGGCGCAGCCGCAGGGTGCTGCCGCCGCAGGTGGCCGGGCTGCTGCGGCTGTTGCGGGGTTAG
- a CDS encoding HupE/UreJ family protein: protein MALPCTALALLSGPAMAHDGTHAAGLLAGLLHPVSGGDHLLAMIAVGLWAAAQNHTARRWLPALFPLVMLLGALAAVGGVALAGMESLIGLSVVALGMLTVLSVRMPAWAGGLLLAAFALAHGQAHGLETPADGASLAYFLGFSAATALLHLAGMLAANRAGRLASRVAGLGIALAGTWMMLA from the coding sequence GTGGCTCTGCCATGCACCGCCCTGGCGCTGCTTTCCGGACCGGCCATGGCGCATGACGGCACGCATGCCGCCGGACTGCTGGCCGGCCTGCTGCATCCGGTTTCCGGAGGAGACCACCTGCTGGCCATGATTGCCGTCGGCTTATGGGCCGCGGCGCAGAACCACACCGCCAGGCGCTGGCTGCCGGCGCTATTCCCGCTGGTCATGCTGCTGGGCGCGCTGGCAGCGGTCGGCGGCGTGGCACTGGCCGGCATGGAAAGCCTGATCGGCCTGTCCGTGGTTGCCCTCGGCATGCTGACCGTGCTTTCAGTGCGCATGCCGGCATGGGCAGGCGGCCTTCTGCTTGCCGCGTTCGCGCTGGCCCATGGCCAGGCGCATGGCCTGGAAACGCCGGCCGACGGCGCTTCCCTCGCCTATTTCCTGGGTTTTTCCGCTGCCACCGCCCTGCTTCACCTGGCCGGCATGCTGGCCGCCAACCGTGCCGGCCGGCTCGCCAGCCGTGTCGCCGGACTGGGCATTGCGCTGGCGGGAACCTGGATGATGCTGGCCTGA
- a CDS encoding radical SAM protein has protein sequence MPQHAEPQIEPPRFVQIEPVGQCNLRCRMCPISLRPESQPGRPPALMEMDVFTRLIEQFGDIEELHLQGLGEPLMHPRFFDMVSHAARRGIRVSTNTNMTLMTEARAAECVASGLHTLHASLDGAHAASYEAIRLRASFDKVMRNLRRLMAARRAAGSALPQVKLVAVVMRMNLEELPALVRLAGDEGVESLSVQHLCHDFGEDSLPAQYQPMRAFINGQTLLRDERARVDAVFDAARAEAQRLGVALRLPNLTPRRHAPDVPGRKRCDWPWRGAYISYDGRAMPCCMVATPDRIHFGNMAEEGVQAVWNNAAYNRFREALSSDAPPQVCSSCAVYSGTF, from the coding sequence ATGCCACAGCACGCCGAACCTCAGATCGAACCGCCGCGTTTCGTCCAGATCGAACCCGTAGGCCAATGCAATCTGCGTTGCCGCATGTGCCCCATTTCCCTGCGTCCCGAGAGCCAGCCCGGCCGGCCGCCGGCCCTGATGGAAATGGATGTCTTTACCCGGCTGATCGAGCAGTTCGGCGATATCGAGGAACTGCATCTGCAGGGATTGGGCGAGCCGCTGATGCATCCGCGTTTCTTCGACATGGTGTCGCATGCGGCGCGGCGCGGCATACGGGTGTCGACCAATACCAACATGACCCTGATGACCGAAGCGCGCGCCGCCGAATGCGTGGCCAGCGGCCTGCATACGCTGCATGCCTCGCTGGATGGGGCCCATGCGGCAAGCTATGAAGCGATCCGCCTGCGCGCCTCGTTCGACAAGGTCATGCGCAACCTGCGCCGGCTGATGGCGGCCAGGCGGGCGGCCGGCAGCGCGCTGCCACAGGTGAAGCTGGTGGCGGTGGTCATGCGCATGAACCTGGAAGAGCTGCCGGCCCTGGTGCGGCTGGCCGGCGACGAAGGCGTGGAGAGCCTGTCGGTGCAGCATCTGTGCCACGACTTCGGCGAGGACAGCCTGCCGGCGCAGTATCAGCCAATGCGCGCCTTCATCAACGGCCAGACCCTGTTGCGGGACGAGCGCGCGAGGGTGGACGCGGTATTCGACGCGGCCCGCGCCGAGGCCCAACGGCTGGGTGTCGCGCTGCGCCTGCCCAACCTGACGCCGCGCCGCCACGCGCCCGACGTGCCCGGCCGCAAGCGCTGCGACTGGCCCTGGCGCGGCGCCTACATCAGCTACGACGGCCGCGCCATGCCCTGCTGCATGGTGGCCACGCCGGACCGCATCCACTTCGGGAACATGGCCGAGGAAGGCGTGCAGGCGGTCTGGAACAATGCGGCCTACAACCGCTTTCGCGAGGCGCTTTCATCGGATGCGCCGCCGCAGGTATGCAGCAGTTGCGCGGTCTATAGCGGGACGTTCTAG